The DNA region tcaggtTAAGCAGAATTTCATTTGAGGTGATCAGCTTGATACATAGGATCTGCTGACCTTCACATCGCTCAGATCCACACTCCTGTCCTTCAGGAAGTTCATGAACTCCTGGAAGTTCTGCTCTGTCGGCCGATAATGCCCGCTGTGAGGCCACACAGCCTGCAATGGGGAAAATTTCAGAGTTAGCCAAGAACAAATTTAGTGTTGCTATTTTGAATCCTACTAATTGCCCTGGTTAGTACCTTCAGAACTCCATTCTCTGCAACCAGTCTCCCTGCAGCAGATGTGGCTCCCCCTGCAAGGAAGCTTGAGTGCTGGAATACGCCCTTCCGCTTCTGCAAAGACGTAAAAATTTGGCCATGCATCACTTTCTGAAATTATGTTAATGTTCAAGAAAATTCTATTGTGTTCgttaaaaaagaaaagaaaattctATTGGAACTTCTTGGAGAATTGTTAATTCACCTGGCCGATGTAAAGTTTCTTGCATGTACTCAGCACAAAGATCCACTTCGTCCCCGTGGCGCTTCCAGCTGTATCGACGATCTGACGGCTCAGCTTGTACATCAGCCTCTTATCCTCGACTATCACTTCATAAGATTCCCTTTCTTTCTGCACAATGCGTGACAACAGATCTTGTTAATAGGATGTAACATCTCCAAGCGAGCAGATTCTGCCTGGATGGTTTCTCTCTTTGAATCAGAAGAGGAGCAGTGGAACTTACAGGGCCAAGGTACTTGATACATTGCTTGTGCAACTTCGATCTTGGGCAATGGTCCTCTAAGCTGACATCTTTCCCTTCACCTACATCCAACCTGTCATAAGAATTACAGAACCATGAGTACTCAATAACTGTGTTGTTCATTCGGTTCGGACACATAACTACTGCACTTTTGCTGTGTCTGTACCAGTAGAAGAATGGTTGCTTGCTCTGGCAGTGGAGCCAACATTGGTAGTAGAAGTGCAGGTTGTGGCCATACCGATGTCGAGGGTCAATCTGACAATAAGAAATTAGTTGAAATCCAGTTTTGGTTGCAGAATAGCATCATCTGAATAGCATTGGGACATTTTATTCTTTGTGCATACCGCCTCAAGCCAATGCTGCAAGGCAAGTTTCTGGGCCTTTTCATCCTTGGAGAGACCTTTGCCAACCTAAAGGTGATAGAAACACTACACCTGTGTCAGAAATGTAGTGTAGTCCAAGAAAACTGCTGATACAAAAAACAAATGGTATGATGATATCTGAACGAAAGAATACAAGTGGTACCTTGGCAGCCCTCATTCTTGCCCGGGACCATTTTGAAACAGCGGTCTCAGGCTTCTCTATGTCGAAGAATGACACTGAATTTCGCTTGAGCAGCGCAAAGTCAAGCAATTTCCACCTGCATTTGCCGATCATAAAATTCAGAAACCACCACCTCaatgacaagaacaagctccCCCAACTATGACAATCAAAACGACAACATAGAACATGGCAGTCAGTCCTTACCATCGTTGTTCCACAAGAACGGCACAATCCGCAAGCTGGCGCCTTGTCCTGAAGCTCTTGTACACCTTCTGCAGTCTGAGGGCCGCGGCCTGGTGCCTCGGGCTGTTATTTTCGTCGACAGGATGATCCGGTGGACGGTCTCGGGCTGGCCCGAATCTTGATGAACCAGCAGTGCCAGCACCATTACTGGTGTTGCAACAGTCTCTGTCAGGTTTGGGACTCCTGACGGACAAGAGAGTCTGCATCTGAACGTGGTCGGCCTCTCTCCTCTTGAAGCTCAGGGAGCCTTCTATCATCAGGTTCCCATGGCCGTAGCTGGGGGACAATGCCGAAGGCGAATCAGCTGCATCCTCCATGTCGTTGTCGTCGAAGCTGAGGGACCGGATGAACAGCCTGCCCATGTTGTCGTCCACTGCTGGCAGGTAGTCATCCGGTGGGTATGAGATTGACAGCCCCATTTTCCCTGACGGCAAGATGTGGTGCTACACAAGCCTTTGGCTGACTTTCTTTTTCTGCGATTAGATTTGGTTGTTGGATCTCACAATCTGTGTTCCGTATCAATCAACCTGTGCCAAGAAAAAGCTAATTATTGGAAACCAAGTGCAAGTGCTAGGATTGGATAAGAACTATTTCAGAAGAGCACATTTGAAGCTTTTTTTGGTGCATGCTGCTCTTTTCAAGCGATTTTCTCATTTTTTTCAGGAACAGATTGCAGGTCAGGATGTATGGTCGAGAGATGCAAGGAGTCAAGAACAATCGAGGGAAGGAAAGAGAGCATGCAACTGGACAATAAGCGCTTCCATCTCATTCAAGTTTGTTTCTTGCTTCTAAATCTTAAGGACCATGATCTACAGAACAAATATTCAGACATTAAACAAGAAATAAGAACCATGAACACACCTCTTTAATCGCCTCCAGATCCTTGCGCCAAGTTCCAACCAAAAACAAGAACAAGAGGCTCCTTAATCCTGAGAGACAGGCCTGCGAAGCAGAAAACTATTTTGGTGAAGTTCAGGGCCAatggagaggagaggagatTTAGGAGGAACAGAATCTAAATGGGGTGGTGGCCATACAGGGAAGGTAGGTGGCAGGAGGTCAAGGCCCTGCACCTATAAATAACAAAGCAAAACTTGGGCTGTCCTATCCTAGTGCCTTGATTAAAAGA from Panicum hallii strain FIL2 chromosome 9, PHallii_v3.1, whole genome shotgun sequence includes:
- the LOC112874075 gene encoding IQ domain-containing protein IQM5-like — its product is MGLSISYPPDDYLPAVDDNMGRLFIRSLSFDDNDMEDAADSPSALSPSYGHGNLMIEGSLSFKRREADHVQMQTLLSVRSPKPDRDCCNTSNGAGTAGSSRFGPARDRPPDHPVDENNSPRHQAAALRLQKVYKSFRTRRQLADCAVLVEQRWWKLLDFALLKRNSVSFFDIEKPETAVSKWSRARMRAAKVGKGLSKDEKAQKLALQHWLEAIDPRHRYGHNLHFYYQCWLHCQSKQPFFYWLDVGEGKDVSLEDHCPRSKLHKQCIKYLGPKERESYEVIVEDKRLMYKLSRQIVDTAGSATGTKWIFVLSTCKKLYIGQKRKGVFQHSSFLAGGATSAAGRLVAENGVLKAVWPHSGHYRPTEQNFQEFMNFLKDRSVDLSDVKLSPSEGEEDGDFSSLRGNHSQLDLTELCQQKEGSQEQDAQAAQGHGEQEAETRNDEPAQSSTETSAPAAMRKASSDNRLHGKRPPRLLISSDNRVPLPPAPHPSTRPLPSPGGKEIDPDSATFGECLDFCKRNLFAEDLYEDHGLDDLAEVPEELILSRINSKRAMRSYQLGKLLSFQWSTGAGPRIGCVRDYPSELQFRALEEVSLSPRGGRPARFPSPRPGALTPNSIPAGKCGSLTADGDGVSMSLKPRQRSATWTAF